Proteins from a genomic interval of Bos mutus isolate GX-2022 chromosome 26, NWIPB_WYAK_1.1, whole genome shotgun sequence:
- the NPM3 gene encoding nucleoplasmin-3 isoform X2, translated as MAAGAAAALTFLDQESRVRAGGVEEEDDAEHVLALTMLCLTEGAKDECNVVEVVARNHDHQEIAVPVANLKLSCQPMLSLDDFQLQPPVTFRLKSGSGPVRITGRHQIVTISNDLSEEESEEDGSEEEEAELCPVLPAKKLGRRL; from the exons ATGGCAGCTGGCGCAGCGGCCGCCTTGACGTTTTTGGATCAGGAGAGCCGAGTCCGAGCTGGGGGG gtAGAAGAAGAGGATGACGCGGAGCATGTGCTGGCTTTGACCATG CTCTGCCTCACCGAGGGGGCCAAAGATGAGTGTAATGTGGTAGAAGTCGTGGCACGGAACCATGACCACCAGGAGATCGCAGTCCCTGTGGCCAACCTCAAGTTGTCCTGCCAACCCATG CTCAGTTTGGATGACTTCCAGCTCCAGCCACCTGTAACCTTCCGCCTGAAGTCAGGTTCTGGCCCTGTGCGCATCACTGGGCGGCACCAGATTG TTACTATAAGCAATGATCTTTCTGAGGAAGAGAGCGAAGAAGACgggagtgaggaggaggaagCTGAGTTGTGTCCTGTCCTTCCTGCCAAGAAGCTGGGGCGCAGGCTCTAA
- the NPM3 gene encoding nucleoplasmin-3 isoform X1: protein MAAGAAAALTFLDQESRVRAGGVGSLQVPAPVTMDSFFFGCELSGHTRSFTFKVEEEDDAEHVLALTMLCLTEGAKDECNVVEVVARNHDHQEIAVPVANLKLSCQPMLSLDDFQLQPPVTFRLKSGSGPVRITGRHQIVTISNDLSEEESEEDGSEEEEAELCPVLPAKKLGRRL, encoded by the exons ATGGCAGCTGGCGCAGCGGCCGCCTTGACGTTTTTGGATCAGGAGAGCCGAGTCCGAGCTGGGGGGGTAGGCAGTCTGCAAGTCCCGGCCCCGGTCACTATGGACAGTTTCTTTTTCG GCTGTGAGCTCTCAGGCCACACtcgctctttcaccttcaaggtAGAAGAAGAGGATGACGCGGAGCATGTGCTGGCTTTGACCATG CTCTGCCTCACCGAGGGGGCCAAAGATGAGTGTAATGTGGTAGAAGTCGTGGCACGGAACCATGACCACCAGGAGATCGCAGTCCCTGTGGCCAACCTCAAGTTGTCCTGCCAACCCATG CTCAGTTTGGATGACTTCCAGCTCCAGCCACCTGTAACCTTCCGCCTGAAGTCAGGTTCTGGCCCTGTGCGCATCACTGGGCGGCACCAGATTG TTACTATAAGCAATGATCTTTCTGAGGAAGAGAGCGAAGAAGACgggagtgaggaggaggaagCTGAGTTGTGTCCTGTCCTTCCTGCCAAGAAGCTGGGGCGCAGGCTCTAA
- the FGF8 gene encoding fibroblast growth factor 8 isoform X1 has translation MGSPRSALSCLLLHLLVLCLQAQEGPGGGPALGRELASLFRAGRESQGVSQQVTVQSSPNFTQHVREQSLVTDQLSRRLIRTYQLYSRTSGKHVQVLANKRINAMAEDGDPFAKLIVETDTFGSRVRVRGAETGLYICMNKKGKLIAKSNGKGKDCVFTEIVLENNYTALQNAKYEGWYMAFTRKGRPRKGSKTRQHQREVHFMKRLPRGHHTTEQSLRFEFLNYPPFTRSLRGSQRTWAPEPR, from the exons ATGGGCAGCCCCCGCTCGGCGCTGAGCTGCCT GCTGTTGCACTTGCTGGTTCTCTGCCTCCAAGCCCAG GAAGGCCCGGGCGGGGGGCCTGCGTTGGGCAGGGAGCTGGCTTCCCTGTTCCGAGCTGGCCGGGAGTCCCAGGGTGTTTCCCAACAG GTAACTGTTCAGTCCTCACCTAATTTTACACAGCATGTGAGGGAGCAGAGCCTGGTGACAGATCAGCTCAGCCGCCGTCTCATCCGGACCTACCAACTCTACAGCCGCACCAGCGGGAAGCACGTGCAGGTCCTGGCCAACAAGCGCATCAACGCCATGGCAGAAGACGGGGACCCCTTCG CAAAGCTCATCGTGGAGACAGACACCTTCGGGAGCCGGGTTCGAGTACGAGGAGCTGAGACAGGCCTCTACATCTGCATGAACAAGAAGGGAAAATTGATTGCCAAG AGCAACGGCAAAGGCAAGGACTGCGTGTTCACGGAGATCGTGCTGGAGAACAATTACACGGCCCTGCAGAACGCCAAGTACGAGGGCTGGTACATGGCTTTCACCCGCAAAGGCCGACCCCGCAAGGGCTCCAAGACCCGGCAGCACCAGCGCGAAGTCCACTTCATGAAGCGGCTGCCCCGCGGCCACCACACCACCGAGCAGAGCCTGCGCTTCGAGTTCCTCAACTACCCGCCCTTCACGCGCAGCCTGCGCGGCAGCCAGAGGACTTGGGCCCCTGAGCCCCGATAG
- the FGF8 gene encoding fibroblast growth factor 8 isoform X2, protein MGSPRSALSCLLLHLLVLCLQAQEGPGGGPALGRELASLFRAGRESQGVSQQHVREQSLVTDQLSRRLIRTYQLYSRTSGKHVQVLANKRINAMAEDGDPFAKLIVETDTFGSRVRVRGAETGLYICMNKKGKLIAKSNGKGKDCVFTEIVLENNYTALQNAKYEGWYMAFTRKGRPRKGSKTRQHQREVHFMKRLPRGHHTTEQSLRFEFLNYPPFTRSLRGSQRTWAPEPR, encoded by the exons ATGGGCAGCCCCCGCTCGGCGCTGAGCTGCCT GCTGTTGCACTTGCTGGTTCTCTGCCTCCAAGCCCAG GAAGGCCCGGGCGGGGGGCCTGCGTTGGGCAGGGAGCTGGCTTCCCTGTTCCGAGCTGGCCGGGAGTCCCAGGGTGTTTCCCAACAG CATGTGAGGGAGCAGAGCCTGGTGACAGATCAGCTCAGCCGCCGTCTCATCCGGACCTACCAACTCTACAGCCGCACCAGCGGGAAGCACGTGCAGGTCCTGGCCAACAAGCGCATCAACGCCATGGCAGAAGACGGGGACCCCTTCG CAAAGCTCATCGTGGAGACAGACACCTTCGGGAGCCGGGTTCGAGTACGAGGAGCTGAGACAGGCCTCTACATCTGCATGAACAAGAAGGGAAAATTGATTGCCAAG AGCAACGGCAAAGGCAAGGACTGCGTGTTCACGGAGATCGTGCTGGAGAACAATTACACGGCCCTGCAGAACGCCAAGTACGAGGGCTGGTACATGGCTTTCACCCGCAAAGGCCGACCCCGCAAGGGCTCCAAGACCCGGCAGCACCAGCGCGAAGTCCACTTCATGAAGCGGCTGCCCCGCGGCCACCACACCACCGAGCAGAGCCTGCGCTTCGAGTTCCTCAACTACCCGCCCTTCACGCGCAGCCTGCGCGGCAGCCAGAGGACTTGGGCCCCTGAGCCCCGATAG
- the FGF8 gene encoding fibroblast growth factor 8 isoform X3 gives MGSPRSALSCLLLHLLVLCLQAQVTVQSSPNFTQHVREQSLVTDQLSRRLIRTYQLYSRTSGKHVQVLANKRINAMAEDGDPFAKLIVETDTFGSRVRVRGAETGLYICMNKKGKLIAKSNGKGKDCVFTEIVLENNYTALQNAKYEGWYMAFTRKGRPRKGSKTRQHQREVHFMKRLPRGHHTTEQSLRFEFLNYPPFTRSLRGSQRTWAPEPR, from the exons ATGGGCAGCCCCCGCTCGGCGCTGAGCTGCCT GCTGTTGCACTTGCTGGTTCTCTGCCTCCAAGCCCAG GTAACTGTTCAGTCCTCACCTAATTTTACACAGCATGTGAGGGAGCAGAGCCTGGTGACAGATCAGCTCAGCCGCCGTCTCATCCGGACCTACCAACTCTACAGCCGCACCAGCGGGAAGCACGTGCAGGTCCTGGCCAACAAGCGCATCAACGCCATGGCAGAAGACGGGGACCCCTTCG CAAAGCTCATCGTGGAGACAGACACCTTCGGGAGCCGGGTTCGAGTACGAGGAGCTGAGACAGGCCTCTACATCTGCATGAACAAGAAGGGAAAATTGATTGCCAAG AGCAACGGCAAAGGCAAGGACTGCGTGTTCACGGAGATCGTGCTGGAGAACAATTACACGGCCCTGCAGAACGCCAAGTACGAGGGCTGGTACATGGCTTTCACCCGCAAAGGCCGACCCCGCAAGGGCTCCAAGACCCGGCAGCACCAGCGCGAAGTCCACTTCATGAAGCGGCTGCCCCGCGGCCACCACACCACCGAGCAGAGCCTGCGCTTCGAGTTCCTCAACTACCCGCCCTTCACGCGCAGCCTGCGCGGCAGCCAGAGGACTTGGGCCCCTGAGCCCCGATAG
- the FGF8 gene encoding fibroblast growth factor 8 isoform X4, with protein MGSPRSALSCLLLHLLVLCLQAQHVREQSLVTDQLSRRLIRTYQLYSRTSGKHVQVLANKRINAMAEDGDPFAKLIVETDTFGSRVRVRGAETGLYICMNKKGKLIAKSNGKGKDCVFTEIVLENNYTALQNAKYEGWYMAFTRKGRPRKGSKTRQHQREVHFMKRLPRGHHTTEQSLRFEFLNYPPFTRSLRGSQRTWAPEPR; from the exons ATGGGCAGCCCCCGCTCGGCGCTGAGCTGCCT GCTGTTGCACTTGCTGGTTCTCTGCCTCCAAGCCCAG CATGTGAGGGAGCAGAGCCTGGTGACAGATCAGCTCAGCCGCCGTCTCATCCGGACCTACCAACTCTACAGCCGCACCAGCGGGAAGCACGTGCAGGTCCTGGCCAACAAGCGCATCAACGCCATGGCAGAAGACGGGGACCCCTTCG CAAAGCTCATCGTGGAGACAGACACCTTCGGGAGCCGGGTTCGAGTACGAGGAGCTGAGACAGGCCTCTACATCTGCATGAACAAGAAGGGAAAATTGATTGCCAAG AGCAACGGCAAAGGCAAGGACTGCGTGTTCACGGAGATCGTGCTGGAGAACAATTACACGGCCCTGCAGAACGCCAAGTACGAGGGCTGGTACATGGCTTTCACCCGCAAAGGCCGACCCCGCAAGGGCTCCAAGACCCGGCAGCACCAGCGCGAAGTCCACTTCATGAAGCGGCTGCCCCGCGGCCACCACACCACCGAGCAGAGCCTGCGCTTCGAGTTCCTCAACTACCCGCCCTTCACGCGCAGCCTGCGCGGCAGCCAGAGGACTTGGGCCCCTGAGCCCCGATAG